A part of Arthrobacter dokdonellae genomic DNA contains:
- a CDS encoding helix-turn-helix transcriptional regulator, whose protein sequence is MSAVTDQSPTESTEPLPDLPWPLLLTVAALADSPLTQIAELLRDATLPYLASSALVIFTEDCTGRPQKKSGEETIISRVSIAELDTLRTSLSDEAPWFGDAELAGQLRPVLALKHASSQAILVLTDPRPTVSGHDAGLDLVKYLWRIAARRIQEKVADAPPSYLLESRAASAERIRVTAELTDLHSTTLETLLAALRSSSLEDAAARTTVTDLAAKALVGLRTLSDRTSDLVKEPVATAFERLREDLRPLTRFSGIEVEFIEPPLNGRDLPGEVAHAARAIVRGLLLAMMEQPKVSRVRTQWDCDGENLLINVRDDGGGALAPDAPSIGRLDRRVQALAGNLQIDVMPGWGADVFVTLPLDPPARPAGDVAGWKLAPRELEVLQYLVAGQRNRTIASTLGISENTVKFHVRNLFKKLDVGSRTEAIALANSHGLR, encoded by the coding sequence ATGAGTGCAGTCACCGACCAGTCCCCGACAGAATCCACAGAGCCTCTTCCGGACCTGCCGTGGCCGCTTTTGCTGACCGTGGCAGCATTGGCCGATTCCCCCTTGACACAGATCGCGGAGCTGCTGCGTGATGCCACGCTCCCCTATCTGGCAAGCAGCGCGCTGGTCATCTTCACCGAAGACTGCACGGGGCGGCCCCAGAAGAAGTCGGGTGAGGAAACGATCATTTCCCGGGTTTCCATCGCCGAGCTTGACACGCTTCGCACTTCCCTTTCGGATGAGGCGCCCTGGTTCGGGGACGCCGAGCTCGCTGGCCAGCTACGCCCCGTGCTCGCCCTTAAACACGCCTCCAGCCAAGCCATTCTCGTCCTCACGGATCCTCGCCCGACTGTTTCAGGGCACGACGCCGGGCTGGACTTGGTGAAGTATCTGTGGCGCATTGCTGCCCGGCGGATCCAAGAGAAGGTGGCCGATGCGCCGCCGTCGTACCTGCTGGAATCGCGGGCGGCCTCTGCTGAACGGATCCGGGTGACGGCGGAACTGACCGACCTGCACTCCACGACCTTGGAGACACTTCTGGCAGCCCTGCGTTCATCCTCCTTGGAGGATGCAGCAGCCCGCACTACCGTCACGGACCTCGCTGCCAAGGCATTGGTGGGGCTGCGCACGCTCAGCGACCGCACGAGTGACCTGGTGAAAGAACCCGTCGCCACAGCCTTCGAACGTCTGCGGGAGGACCTGCGGCCGCTGACTCGCTTCAGCGGCATTGAGGTCGAGTTCATCGAACCACCGCTCAATGGAAGGGACCTGCCCGGCGAAGTGGCCCACGCGGCACGGGCCATCGTCCGCGGACTGCTGCTGGCCATGATGGAACAACCCAAAGTCAGCAGGGTGCGGACGCAGTGGGACTGCGACGGCGAAAACCTGCTGATCAACGTGCGCGACGACGGCGGCGGCGCACTCGCCCCCGACGCGCCGAGCATCGGTCGCCTGGATCGCCGTGTACAGGCCCTCGCCGGAAACCTGCAGATCGATGTAATGCCAGGCTGGGGGGCGGACGTTTTCGTCACGCTCCCCCTGGACCCGCCGGCACGCCCGGCCGGGGACGTCGCCGGATGGAAACTTGCCCCCCGAGAACTCGAAGTGCTGCAATATCTTGTCGCCGGGCAACGCAACCGCACCATCGCCTCAACTCTGGGAATCAGCGAGAATACTGTGAAGTTTCATGTACGGAACCTGTTCAAAAAGCTCGACGTCGGCTCCCGCACCGAGGCCATCGCACTGGCAAACAGCCACGGGCTCCGCTGA